A region of Pyxidicoccus trucidator DNA encodes the following proteins:
- a CDS encoding sigma 54-interacting transcriptional regulator gives MPTKHTLSADMSTPPGRDPARRSPTVRTVPTLTIVAHPQLQRVGDRLLLESLATDGKPAALSRNAPDFSRPGGLLALPLGDPFISRTPVQFEPGPEEGVRLRVPEDATQVRVATEPLIGRRDFTREELAAGVPLVLAERVVLLLHLTSPTQDSGPEDLGIVGQGEGIRHVREDIARVADLDVPVLIRGETGTGKELVARAIHERGARRAGPFVSVNLGALAKELVSAELFGVERGAYTGAVKDREGFFRAAQGGTLFLDEVGEAPAEVQTALLRVLETGEVYPVGGHTPVPVDVRLVSATDAELEARIEERQFRAPLLHRLAGYEIHVPPLRARREDISPLFLHFARQELEATGEAGRLSSSEPRAEPWLTAALAVRLIRYAWPGNVRQLRNVARQLVIGSRGLSRLRVDTRLEQLLDVEALPVPGRASAPTEAPAPDGTEPKGSRRKPAEVGEQELLEALRACSWDLKATADWLGIPRPSVYVLIDKSSLLRTARDLSPEEITRCFHECEGDLDKMVQRLEVSKRALQRRVRELGLGA, from the coding sequence ATGCCCACGAAGCACACGCTCTCAGCCGACATGTCGACGCCTCCCGGCCGGGACCCGGCCCGGCGGTCGCCGACCGTGCGCACCGTGCCGACGCTGACCATCGTCGCCCATCCCCAGCTCCAGCGCGTGGGCGACCGACTGCTGCTGGAGTCGCTGGCCACCGATGGCAAGCCCGCGGCCCTGTCCCGCAACGCCCCGGACTTCTCGCGGCCCGGCGGCCTGCTCGCCCTCCCTCTGGGAGACCCGTTCATCAGCCGCACCCCCGTGCAGTTCGAGCCCGGGCCCGAGGAAGGGGTGCGGCTGCGGGTGCCCGAGGACGCGACCCAGGTGCGCGTGGCCACCGAGCCCCTCATCGGCCGCCGCGACTTCACTCGCGAGGAGCTGGCCGCGGGCGTGCCGCTGGTGCTCGCCGAGCGCGTGGTGCTGCTGCTCCACCTCACGTCGCCCACTCAAGACTCCGGCCCCGAGGACCTGGGCATCGTGGGGCAGGGTGAGGGCATCCGTCATGTGCGTGAGGACATTGCCCGCGTGGCGGACCTGGACGTCCCCGTGCTCATCCGGGGCGAGACGGGCACCGGCAAGGAGCTGGTGGCGCGCGCCATCCACGAGCGCGGAGCCCGCCGTGCGGGCCCCTTCGTCAGCGTCAACCTGGGCGCGCTCGCCAAGGAGCTGGTCTCCGCCGAGCTGTTCGGCGTCGAGCGCGGCGCGTACACCGGCGCCGTCAAGGACCGCGAGGGCTTCTTCCGCGCCGCCCAGGGCGGCACCCTCTTCCTCGACGAGGTGGGCGAGGCCCCGGCCGAGGTGCAGACCGCGTTGCTGCGCGTGCTCGAGACGGGCGAGGTCTACCCGGTGGGCGGCCACACCCCGGTGCCCGTCGACGTGCGGCTGGTCTCCGCCACCGACGCCGAGCTGGAGGCGCGCATCGAGGAACGACAATTCCGGGCGCCGCTGCTGCACCGGCTGGCCGGCTATGAAATCCACGTGCCGCCGCTGCGCGCGCGCCGCGAGGACATCTCCCCGCTGTTCCTCCACTTCGCCCGCCAGGAGCTGGAGGCCACGGGCGAGGCCGGGCGGCTGTCCTCCTCGGAGCCGCGCGCCGAGCCCTGGCTGACCGCCGCCCTCGCCGTGCGCCTCATTCGCTACGCGTGGCCCGGCAACGTGCGCCAGCTGCGCAATGTCGCCCGACAGCTCGTCATCGGCAGCCGGGGCCTGTCCCGCCTGCGCGTCGACACCCGGCTGGAGCAGCTGCTGGATGTCGAGGCCCTGCCCGTGCCCGGACGCGCCTCGGCTCCGACGGAGGCCCCGGCCCCGGACGGCACCGAGCCGAAGGGCTCCCGGCGCAAGCCCGCCGAGGTGGGCGAGCAGGAATTGCTGGAGGCCCTGCGCGCCTGCTCCTGGGACCTCAAGGCCACCGCGGACTGGCTGGGCATTCCCCGCCCCTCCGTCTACGTGCTCATCGACAAGAGCTCCCTGCTGCGCACCGCGCGGGACTTGAGCCCGGAGGAAATCACCCGCTGCTTCCACGAGTGTGAGGGAGACCTGGACAAGATGGTGCAGCGGCTGGAGGTCTCCAAGCGTGCGCTTCAGCGCCGGGTGCGCGAGCTGGGCCTGGGGGCGTGA